The stretch of DNA AGCATTTTAGTTCAATCTCCGTattccaaataattatattttgcacaagtaaaatgataagtgcaattttaGCACTTACATTATGTTAGTAGTTGCCTTGACTTATGTTAGTTTTCGAGCAATATTATACGTTTTGGTGTATGTTTTGTCGGCTGTAAGAATTCAGGCAAGAGTATGGAAAAGAAGAAAACGGATGTCAAAATATAGAAGAAAATTTGAAGAGCAGGCTCACCCGCGTCCAGGTAGCGCGGGTGCTCTATGGAAGAGGCACGGGTATTGTGATTGGGTGAAGTTGTTTGATTGTCGCTTGTGTGAATTTGGAGCATTCAGTCTGAGGGAGTGTGGGTTGGTGGTGCCGATGGTCACGTGGATCAATTGCCTGCTAGGTGTTTGATAGATGGCTCCAAAGAAGAAACATAAGCAAGACCGCCTCATCATCTTCGGCAAACTATAAGTGTGAAAGTCGAACCATCAGCGCACCTACGCATCCAGGGGCAACCAGAACAGAGTTAGGAAACTTCGTATACTAGGTTTTAAAAGACGACTAAGACAAATTTAAAAGAGGGCTTCTCGAGATTTTTGAGGAGAGAATAGCGGAGAGACTCAAAATGACATTGAAGAGCAAGAGATCTTGGTACGAAGACAGAGGGGGCGGCATTCAGGGACGTAGAAATATCATCTATCTTTGTTTTGATTTCTAATGTCACGGCCCAGCCTACTTGCGATATTGTTCGCTTTGGCCCGAGGTCTTTAAAACGCGTAACAACGTGCGGCGTCCACATACACTGACTCCGATACTAAATGTCACGGTCcagcccacttgtgatattgtccgctttggCTCGAGGCCTCAAGgctttaaaacgcgtcacaaCGTGCAGCGTCCATACAcactagctctgataccaaatgtcagGCCCAGctcacttgtgatattgtctcTTTCTTATGATTTTTAGAATGATGTTCAAGAACATGTTTTGCCATATTTtactttataattaatttatttgtcTAGAGGAACGACATAGCTTGTTTTGAAACTATGTTTTTGACCGGTTGATTTATCCCAACCGCATACATTAACATAAACGAATGGTTACACAAAAGTAGAATTTTAAGCCTTAAAATTAAAACTATATGAGGTCCCACaacaattaacatgaattttcCTCAGGAGTTGGTCTTTTGTGCTAAACACCACATGTATATTTGCAATAAACATATGATGGGCAGTGCTAGAAATCATAAACAAGATGCCATGACAGTCAATTGCAAAAGTGACGTTGTCTACTTCTACTTGAGATGTGAATAAATGTTCCTTTCACATATACTCTCCAAATGCCCAGATTCTGATTTAGCGCTTTTAAAAAGTTATGAGAGTTCTAATAACTGAGATGAAAATCCGATGTTGGAACAAAACTCATATTCATGCACCAAAGAAattgaaaatgaaaaatgaaaaataaaaaaagtttaTCACCTTCCAGACTTTGAAAAATGCCCTGCACCAAGTTCACATTTAAACAGCAGAACATTATCATCAGTTTTCATCTCTCTCAACTTAGCAACAAATTTAGCTGGTTCTGAGTACATAACCCTTGGATCTGTCATGGAAAAATGCTCAGATGTTACTTCAGAAGATTAAGAATCTTTGTTTGACAGGCAACAGAATCCATCATACACGTCTTCATTGTACAAGCGACTTAGATAGCATGAACAACATACAGAACATACCAAATCAAGCAAACCTTGACAGACAATGAACTGTATAGGTTAGATACAGCTAGACTGACATTAGCTAAATAAATATCATGGTCATGAAAATCATCCATATACATGTGTTCTAACAGAGAATCATAAGAGACACAAAAGTTAAGAGAGTGATTAAGATGAAAACATTTGAACCACCCCTCTACCTGCTTTTAACTTATTATGGAAGCTAAAATAAGTAATTGATTCCATTCCATGGCAGAAATAGAAAGGTAAGCATTTTCTCAACTTACCATTTAGTCCAGCAGTTACAAGAATAGCCGGATAATTTTGTGCTTTGACCTATAAAAGTAAGTCACCTTTAAGCCTACAACCAACATCTTTTTATCTTTGACAAACGAAAGATAAATCATATGAAACATATTTCCTTTAACAACACAGAAACATAAAAACAGAATGATACGGTACTCACATTGTCTACTGGGGAATAAGACTTCATATAGAAGTAAAACTCTTCTTTGCGAGGATCTCCCCATTCCTGTGGTAACAAAAGAAACAAGCAAGAGCAAACACACTTTATTTGCAGTGCATAGCTGTACTTGTTGAACCATAATATCTCGCTAAATTCTAGAATGTTCTAATATTCTAGTAGCAAGTTGTAGATGAACTTACAACTTTGCCTCAAGAAATTATGTAGATGAACTTACAACTTTGCTATAATTTAAGAATTATGACGCATAAGTAATTATTGTTTGGAGATAGAGAAGAAATGCTTAGACAAGAAATTATGTCATAGTCTAACAACATGGCTTTCCCAAATGAAATGTAAATTCAATCAATTCTTAGTCCAAAAAAATTCATGAATTATCAAAATGAAAACTTATTTTCCATGAAGGTTGGGCTTATTTTCTCTCGTCACCCCTAAATACAAAATCTTCAAGAGGAAAGTCCAAAAAGGAGTCTAGAAAAGCAGTCACCCAAAAACAAGTGAGATAAAAAAATGAGGTAAAATGTAATGGGGGGAATTGTGAGGAATTCGAATAAATGCTTTTGATAGAGCTTTTTGAGAGGGGTgtacagatttttttttttttttcctgtttTGCTCATGGATTTAATCCTTCGCGAGATTAACTTCAGAGAACTTGTAGAGGTACCAATGAAGAATGAACAAGAAGGATTATTCATGAACATGGTTTTAAATGAAATTTCCAGGTGAGGACTATACCTATAATTCCAACTATTCCATTTTTTAGAAGAATTGAAGAACCATTCACGGACACCATTACTCAGACTATAGTCAAGAATAGGAAACCACGAAAACTAAACTGACCTCCCACTCGGAAGTCGTAAGGGGAATAGTTGGATCAAGCATCGTGGTCAAAGCATCAACAAAAGGTACTCCAGCAACAGCAGCCTTAAACAGGTTAGGTCTCATGTTAAGAACAGCACCAACTAGCAAACCCCCAGCACTTCTTccctcaatgcaaatcttttcCACAGAAGAATACTTCTTTGCTATCAAATATTCAGCACAAGCAATAAAATCTGTGAAGGTATTTTTTTTCCTGAGCAGTTTACCATCTTCATACCATGGTCTGCCCATTTCACCACCTCCACGGATGTGGGCAATAGCAAAAATGAAACCCCTATCTAACAAAGACAGCCTTGATGCCTTGAAATATGGATCGATACATACCTATTCAAACTAGTAGCTGTAAGAAGAAAACCATGAAAATGCAACTAGAGGTTTCATGAAAAGACTAAAGTCATTGCTGCTCACTGGAATAACACGAACTTTTTACAGTTTTATCCATGGACGGAAAACCACAGCATTAAATACACAGGTAATGTCAAAATTGTGAAAGAACCTTTGTCATGCAGCAATTTATTTCATTTCACATAAAACATTTTCTCAATAAGATAATTTATTACCTCATAGGAACCATAACCATAAAGAAGTAATGGATCTGAGCCGTCAAACTTAACTAGATCCTTTCGATAAACCATAGATATGGGTATTTGAGTACCATCTAGAGCAGTGGCCCACTGTCTCTCGGTTATGTAATTTGCAGAATCAAAGCCTCCTAAGACCTGAATCAGAACACAATTATTTATAACATTCATGGTTTACCTTTTTAGCTTCAAAAGTATTTATTAAAAGATCAAAAGTTATATCATCGAGcaataaaatgaaaataaaaatgagcCAAAACCAAGAAATGGATGTAAAGTAGTACTGTATTAGTGATGTACATAGATCCATCAATAATCACTTTGAGAGTATAAAAACCTTGGGTAttcttttcttcaaataatGCCAGTCTGTCTCAAGCTAATGATGCCCATGTTAAGTTAGAGAAGTCAGATTATCCAGAATAGATCTCATAGTGATCACATTCAAGAAAAGCATCCCGGAACAGAATGTTATACGCATAATTCAACAGTAATAGCCTCAGAATTCTCTTTAAAAAGCCTGAGCATAGACTTAGCAGTACCAACTACCAACAGAAAATTGGGTTGTGCCTGCAAAATTAATTCTATGATAATATAATATAAGAGATCTGATATTACATCCCAAACAAGAACTCAATGAATTGAAATAGCACTTCATAGAAGAGCTTATTAGAGCATTGTAATATTCGGATACTGTAGACTAGCATATATAATAATAGCAGGCAAGAGAAATTTCCAAGTAAAGGTATACTTGGCTGAACTAGCTGAACAGACAGAAACGGAGATGCTAAGTAGTGTGAAATAGCTGCATATTGGGTAATGGAGTGTTGAAGGCGTGGTACGGGCCAAAGATCATCTAGGCCCCCAATAGACAAACTGACAAAGTGATGCAAACATGAATGACGAGATTCATTTTTATcttaaactatttttttttataggagaaacaaatgaaaatgaaatttCAAATAAAGGAAAAAAGTAAGAAATTGTGTGAATGGAAATGGAAACGAGAAGCCAAAAATTATGTGTAAAAAGAAACTTAGAGTCATAGCTTTTGTAACAGTCATGTGCGCTAACTCACCACTTCTATCTTCTTGAGAACTGAAATGCGAGAATTCATATCATACTCATAAACAGAAGGAGGTGTCCTCATTGAGCTGTAATGAAACCTTAAAATACTGGAAGAGAATTGAGACTCCAAGGGATCCAATGAGTATATAGGATCAACATAATCCACAGTCTGACCACCTTGAAGTCTATCAAGTGGCTCTCCAACAGCTGGAAGGTGATGAATAATTATCTTGGGCAGACCATCTTCACGCTCATAAACCACAAGATGATTGCTAAAGAGTTGGATCTCCTGAATGTTTATACTGGTCAAagcataaaattattaattaagctcATCAGCACCAGGAAACTGAATGGAACAGCATTGGCATGGTTCATGATCTACTCAATAAACATGAAAACAGAATGAATAAAACTTAACGCATTCGTTTAATATAATTCCCATGGAAAAATCAAAACTATAACTAGAGATGAACTTAGTATTAAAGGAAATTCCATTATCTTGGTGTATTGAAAACGACCTCGTGTGTATAATAAAAAGAATTTTGTCACAACAGGACAATGTCCATGTACCTTATAACATACATAAAccgtattaaaatcaaattcaacTGTCATCCTGTAACCATTTTAATTTCTCAAAGTAAATAAATTAACCTTCTTCGCTTTCATAATTAGTTTAGATGAAACAAGTCTTAAGCATCACTAATACTTCCTGAACAATTAGTACACTTACTGAAAAAGCTCAATAATTGTGTACACTATCTAgttcattaaaatcatttatcaAGTAGGAGACTTCAAATTAGAGTGTTCCTAGTCATGATCATCATAATGAAACgcatctaataatatatagCAAGATGCAGCCTCCTTCACAAGAAAAAATGCCATAGTGATCAATCCAATGTTGGTGACAATTTATGGCGAAGTGTTATTTGTTTGAGGAGCGTTATTTGAATGTGTTGTGTCTAAGCATGTGAACTTAAGTGCCTAAGAATATAAAGAGGAATTAACAGACAAATTTCCAACAGCCCATGCACCAAATAACGAAAAGTAGATCCAAGGCTTCTGCATCGTGCACAAAAGGTAAGACATGGCCTCACGTCATTAGAATTACGTCAATGCCCAGTCACTCATTACAGAACTTTATGCCACAATTGAAATTTAGGGGACGACTGGCATTGCATCACCATGAGCCTCTGTTGACTCACCAATTGTTTCTCACCTTTTGGGGTAAGACTTCCAAGGCTCTACCCCTGCAGCTGCTCAAACTCCACTATCAATGGCTGCTTGCAGGTCGAGCATGTGCACAAACTTTAGGACACACAAATGTGCACTACTGCACTCATGATGGTTCAAGTGGAGTTTAATAAATTGCATGCTTGCTTTTGGGTTTATTGTGAAGTGACCAACATTACCACCCCACCTGCATTTTTACTCTATCCTACTGATACTGCAAAGTATAGGTAAACAGAAATAATCAGCGAGAACAACAACCCTTTTCCCTACTTCATCATAAAATATGACGCTGAACACAACTTACCTTGTACAGGATACTGGTTATGTCATTACAACAGAAATTCTAACTTTTTTTGTCATCCAATTGACAACTTTTGAGGTGTttcactttttttttcttctcaacTAGAGTTTAGATTTTAGTGATGTACACAGTCTAAAACTCAACTAGAGGACCATGCAATCAGCTAGCAATTAATTCAATAGTTATTTTGTACGAAACTTAGAAATTAACAAATTTCAAGCATATGGTTCAGTTGAATAAAGAGTTGTGACTATCTGTATTATTACCTTGACCGGTGAGGAAGAATTACTGTAGTATCTGATGTATTATCCAGTGGGCAAACAAGTAACTCAGAATTATAACATTTTTCACTTCTCCTCTTAATGAAGAAATGATTCCCACGATGACTTACGGATGTCTCTATGCCATCCAGACGCTGTGTCAAAATGATTAGCCCATTTTCAGGTTTTGAAATGTCAAGGTAAAAGACGAATCTTGTCATTTTGCTTTCAGATGCAACAAACAGAAAATTTTTGCTCTCAGAAGCAGCAAGATCTAGAGAAAATCTGTCATCCTTTTCATGATACAGGCAAGAATCTGAAGATTGCTCAGTCCCCAGGTTATGTAACCAAACCTGCCAAAATTAATACACGGTGAGTAGATGTCAATTATTAAAAACAAACAGATGAGCTGTTACTTTGGTTTTAGGTAAAGCAGTCAGGAAAAATCTATGTTTTGCATTAAGGAAGCGAGGCTCCTTCGCCATGTTTATGTTTTGTATGGCTAAACAAATTGCGATTCCTGAATACATGCAAGGCGTCCCCTTTTTTTCAGTTTTCGTTTCTCATTTAAATATTGGAATCCCCAATTCCATCACTAGGCTACAAGGCTCAGTTTCAGAAATTCGGAAACAAATCAAAGTCCTACAAACCTCATCGCCGTATTATCCTAAAGACCTGTCCAATACATGTCCGCCGCCAACTTGTGACCACAGCTCTCCACCCCTGGTCCATTCCCACTTGAAGTTTTCAGCTCTCTTATACCCTCAAACAAAATCTTTGTCAACACCAACATCCCTGCTTGCATCCAATCATCAAACCTCAGGCTCTCTTTTCCTGTTCATCTACATCCACCAATGCCTACCACTCTCCAGATCAAATAGAAGTGCCCTTTTTTCATTATTAGTtcttttaagatttattctttTTTACAGCCCTACGAAAAGGGACCTGCTTTGTTGGTATTTGGTTGAGCTTTCAATGTGActaaactaaaaaaattaatatttttttttgagatAACGATTGgataaaattttgaatgatGATTTGATGCGTAAAAAAGGAAATAGTATAATGCTTGGCATAAAAAGTAGAGAGAGAAAATAATTAATTTgcaatttttatgttttgacATAGTTAATTTGAAATATGCAGTAAGAGTAGGTAAAAGTATGGGAAAAAGGTGGATAAAGATATTTTAATCTCGTAGCCATGCGATGATTGGGCTTTGAGATGAACTCCTGAGCCCAACCAAACAGGGCCTATCATGCTTCCATTGGGAGAAACAAACGTCGACTTCAGGCATTTTATATGCGCCCCAATAAGTATTTAAATAAAAGCATTTGATACTGCAcaataattattatttcaatCTACCATTATCTCATTGGCCATTCCAATCATTTGAACCAATTAATATCAAGCTCCAACAAGTGAAGAGTGCACTCAGATTGGGAATATGCCAAGTTTTTAACTGCTAACTGAAGTTTGACGCATCAAAATGATTAGCCAATAAAAATTGTCTTACTTTCTTGGTAATGGATTTTGTTTTCAATGGATGACTTTATCCTCAGAGTTTTTGGCTTCACTAATTTTCCTTACCTATAACTATCTCAGAGTTTTTGGCTTCACTTAATTTTCCTTACCTATAATTATCCTTCATAGTTGTTCAGGCCTGTCTGAGGATCAATCAACTAGAAGAATCAGTACATTAGGTGGAACTGTGGAAGATTATCTGCAGAATGGGAACTCGTTCAGGATAGCTTCTCTATAATAGAAGGCTGACAAACCCAAATAAGACCTATCATGAATCAGAGCAAGAATAAGTAGATAGGCCAATAACATCTCTCCATGTCTTCTAAAacattttcattttctaaacATGTAATTACAACAATCAATACCAAATCTCCATAGTCTGGTTCCCCACAAACACGTGAAATAGGAGCATAATCTACCAAAAAGCCAAACTATTTTACTATCGAACGCTAGAAATGTCAAAATGGCCTAAACCCCCTGCGCCTGCCATATAAAATAGGTGGCTCAGGTTGCCAATTTCCCAACCCACCAAAATGACAGGCCTGCCACCTAAAATAGGTGGGTTGGTTGGTAATTTCTCGACCCGCCAAAAAAGATAGCTTGTTTTGACATGTCTATTGAACTGTGAGCTGGTGGACTCTTTAGGATTGCAATATTTTCCTAGAGTAAAATGGAGGTAGCGCCCATGCATTTCATGGTCTCAACACAATTGGCGGATAATTTTTACATGGACGTTTTAAAAATAGGTGATGCGAGAACAAGTTACACCAACGCAGGCCGCATGCAATAAGAAAAAAAGAGAAACCTTGGGATCCGCCTTGCCACTGTAAAACTGAGATCCGTTGATTACGGCACACATAGTGATATTCTTATTCGAAAGATGAGCGCTTGGTCACACAAGACTCTTATGCGGGGAAAATCGATCTCATCCAATATGTTCTTCAGGGCGTGGAGTGCTTCTGGGTGTCTATTTTGCCCATCCTTAATGGTATTATTGATAAATGTTATGCAATCTGTGGCGGATTTGTTTGGAACTCTAAGCTCCCTCCTATCCCTTGGCAATCTTTGTGTTCACCTAAGAGCGCAAGGGATATAGGTCTTCGGGATCTTCGCATTTGAAATGAGATGATGTTGTGTAGTGTTCTTTGGGATATTTACTCAAAAAATGACTCTATTTGAGTCAAGTGGATACATTGCACATACCTTGTTAATATGGACCTTAGGCACTGGGAACCGAGGCATGTGGATCACCGTTAACGAAGAAAATACTTCCCATAAAAAAATGGTTATATTGTTGTTTCTTGATGCTACCTCATTAACGGCTGAATGGTTCTCAGGCTCTTCTGGCCAGTCTCATATCTTCTTCAGTACTCCCGCCTTGCCTATGTCTCGATTGCTCGGGCCAGCAGCTTTTTGGAGTTCTAGAGTGCTGCCAAAACATGCATTCATTTTATGCCTTTGTGCCAAAAGAAAGCTTCTCACTAAGGACAAACTTCTTTTTGTTCAGGACAAAAGTTGTGTTATTTGCTCTAGTTGTGATGAATCTATTGATCCCTTTTATTTTTAATGCAACTTTTGTTGACAGTTTTGGAGCAAGGATCAGATTTTGGTTCATATTCATTACTCAATGTCTAGCATTAGAGCTACCCTCGAATGGTTCAAAATGTGCATATATCGCCCCTCTATCATCAACAAAGCTCATATGTTTGCTTTCACTGCGATGGTTTATGCTATTTGGACAGCCAGGAATAACTTGACCTTTGAAGATATTGTACCAGATGTGGACCGTGCTTTGTTCAGGATTAAAGTTTTTGTACTTAGatgcatatatttatatttcccAGCGACTACTACTAGTTTTCCAGATTAATTGTGTCGCATATTTTGATGGTGCTAGGTTCATATGATACTtgttttttttcttgatttgctC from Primulina eburnea isolate SZY01 chromosome 6, ASM2296580v1, whole genome shotgun sequence encodes:
- the LOC140834288 gene encoding uncharacterized protein, which encodes MTKCTSLPRHSFRSSFSSPRRRSFSVLSSLTMEPPSAKKVKHEMEMFGDLRVDNYYWLRDDSRSDAEVLAYLKQENAFVDHVMSGTKQLEDQLYREIKGRVKEDDISAPLRRGSYYYYKRTLEGKEYAQHCRRPVADIGRPASVHDTMPTGPDTPPEHVILDENVKAQEHGFYVIGAFKVSPNNKLVAYAEDTKGDEIYSINIIDAESQTPVGKPLVGVTSQIEWAGDNALLYITMDEILRPDKVWLHNLGTEQSSDSCLYHEKDDRFSLDLAASESKNFLFVASESKMTRFVFYLDISKPENGLIILTQRLDGIETSVSHRGNHFFIKRRSEKCYNSELLVCPLDNTSDTTVILPHRSSINIQEIQLFSNHLVVYEREDGLPKIIIHHLPAVGEPLDRLQGGQTVDYVDPIYSLDPLESQFSSSILRFHYSSMRTPPSVYEYDMNSRISVLKKIEVVLGGFDSANYITERQWATALDGTQIPISMVYRKDLVKFDGSDPLLLYGYGSYEVCIDPYFKASRLSLLDRGFIFAIAHIRGGGEMGRPWYEDGKLLRKKNTFTDFIACAEYLIAKKYSSVEKICIEGRSAGGLLVGAVLNMRPNLFKAAVAGVPFVDALTTMLDPTIPLTTSEWEEWGDPRKEEFYFYMKSYSPVDNVKAQNYPAILVTAGLNDPRVMYSEPAKFVAKLREMKTDDNVLLFKCELGAGHFSKSGRFERLQEEAFTHAFILKALNMVPALP